The bacterium genome includes a region encoding these proteins:
- a CDS encoding glycoside hydrolase family 19 protein produces the protein MCISKSVGRNGVNNKDDVKTVQIILNLNIDKLIPLRPLVEDGLIGSHTINAIEEFQRRVVRMAKPDGRIEPDGTTLRHLRKGMPSHFSEAKLRGIVIRATSVNIARYYNALNLKMIESQITTPLRRAHFLAQIAHESGDLRYSEEVASGEAYEGRLDLGNTQPGDGKRFKGRGLIQLTGRFNYKKYGDARGIDYTTDDNAKLLAADPYTAVDVSCWFWVKNNLNSLADRDDIMAVTKAVNGGYIGLEDRKAKLARAKFFLSEVAP, from the coding sequence ATGTGCATATCCAAATCAGTCGGACGAAATGGCGTCAACAATAAAGACGACGTCAAGACAGTTCAGATTATTCTTAATCTGAATATCGATAAACTTATCCCCTTACGTCCCCTTGTCGAGGATGGGCTGATCGGCAGCCACACGATTAATGCGATTGAAGAGTTTCAGCGCCGCGTTGTACGCATGGCCAAGCCAGATGGACGCATAGAGCCAGACGGTACGACGCTGCGGCATCTGCGGAAAGGCATGCCGTCTCATTTTTCCGAAGCGAAGCTCAGAGGGATCGTGATTCGTGCAACCTCTGTTAATATCGCCAGATATTACAATGCGCTGAACCTGAAAATGATTGAAAGCCAAATTACCACACCATTGCGCAGGGCGCACTTTCTTGCACAGATCGCACATGAAAGCGGGGACCTCAGATATAGTGAGGAAGTCGCAAGCGGTGAAGCTTACGAAGGCCGGCTTGACCTCGGGAACACTCAGCCGGGAGATGGAAAGCGGTTTAAAGGCCGCGGACTGATCCAGCTCACGGGTCGTTTCAATTATAAAAAGTATGGCGACGCAAGGGGTATTGATTACACAACGGATGACAACGCCAAGCTGCTTGCCGCAGATCCCTATACCGCCGTGGACGTTTCCTGCTGGTTCTGGGTGAAAAATAATCTGAATTCACTGGCGGATAGAGATGATATTATGGCAGTGACAAAAGCAGTCAACGGTGGTTATATTGGTTTGGAGGACCGTAAGGCGAAACTTGCCAGGGCCAAATTCTTTCTCAGTGAGGTAGCCCCATGA
- a CDS encoding alpha-galactosidase: MRRGQSPISLKGTSLSLGMDLQAGMVNLTACGQGQGQTMLLMKGIFGAAAFSRGGQGQILTTAGGSRICLESQAEVYDLGGRGMRTTLALDDAGLVLHWQITRYLDHPLITLQLSLINHTDRPMPVDWFSPLALSSDRGGELLPEIPVRNWRCLCNGFQSWSPAYVLGMHDEAIRPVNSNQLLLGYNHAWPMEYLPRLPGHFISEWLSAVVDAESGQALTVGFVTGKDQLAHIECAFGERSNPRFFLTRSMADGILLEPGKTLRSEKLMVGCHGNPLDGLDAWAKMARRETGISRIGRGSRVCRKLSPGRRVPVGWCSWSCCFRDISERIILENLAYLAGHRKSFPLDYFQIDDGYQRAIGDWEADEEKFPGGLKYLAGKIREAGLWPGLWLAPFLVQEKSDLFRQHPHWLIRDRNGCPVSAGRNWDDQLYGLDPTHPQVRDWLCSLIETVTRDFGFRLLKLDFLSSAALPGRFSDPTATRAGAFRQGLSIIRRAAGDDTFIIACGAPLAPSAGLVEAMRIGPDVSTGWENPERSAPAAGNAIRNSMIRSFIFRGLWINDPDSLIMRVNDPHLTSDEVLSLCTAAALSGGLLSLGDRMADIITDEGRRNILSRLIPPYGQAALPRDLFGPHSGPLRPPRLLDLAVKTGFDCWHVVGLFNWKETEETLELDLGHLGLATGPGHLYHACDFWQETYRGRFEQGLSLPTIPPHGCRLLGIRKDRKTPFLLASHIHFTQGAIELAGLRYDRTMHGLRADERLTVLLNPLAHHQSGILIFFFPDGLESYEIMASPAGFDGKCTQADRHLLAVEVSFDTAGEKSQVWVLQSNLPPFSTITISVSFRAGRR, translated from the coding sequence ATGAGGAGAGGACAAAGCCCCATTAGTCTCAAGGGTACTTCTCTGTCTCTCGGCATGGACCTTCAGGCCGGTATGGTTAACCTTACTGCCTGCGGCCAGGGGCAGGGCCAAACCATGCTCCTGATGAAAGGCATCTTTGGCGCGGCAGCCTTCAGCCGGGGAGGGCAGGGACAGATTCTCACGACCGCTGGCGGCTCCAGGATCTGCCTGGAAAGCCAGGCAGAGGTCTACGACCTCGGCGGCCGGGGCATGCGGACTACCCTGGCCCTTGACGATGCAGGTCTGGTTCTTCACTGGCAGATCACCCGCTACCTCGATCATCCGCTCATCACTCTGCAGCTTTCTCTGATCAACCACACCGACAGGCCAATGCCAGTGGATTGGTTTTCGCCCCTGGCCCTTTCCAGTGACCGGGGAGGAGAGCTGCTGCCCGAAATTCCGGTCCGAAACTGGCGCTGCCTGTGCAATGGCTTTCAGTCCTGGAGCCCGGCCTATGTGCTTGGCATGCATGATGAAGCCATCCGGCCAGTCAACAGCAATCAATTGCTGCTCGGCTACAATCATGCCTGGCCGATGGAGTATCTGCCCCGGCTGCCTGGCCACTTCATCAGCGAGTGGCTCAGTGCGGTGGTCGATGCAGAAAGCGGGCAGGCACTGACTGTCGGGTTTGTAACCGGCAAAGATCAACTGGCCCATATCGAGTGCGCCTTTGGCGAGCGGAGCAATCCGCGCTTTTTCCTGACCCGGTCAATGGCTGACGGCATCCTGCTCGAGCCGGGAAAAACTCTCCGGTCCGAGAAGCTGATGGTCGGCTGCCACGGCAATCCTCTGGACGGGCTGGATGCCTGGGCAAAAATGGCCCGGCGGGAGACGGGCATCAGCCGGATCGGTCGTGGCAGCCGGGTCTGCCGGAAGCTTTCACCCGGCAGGCGGGTGCCGGTGGGCTGGTGCTCGTGGTCCTGCTGCTTTCGGGACATCAGCGAGCGGATTATCCTTGAAAATCTGGCTTATCTGGCCGGACACCGCAAAAGTTTTCCCCTCGACTACTTCCAGATTGACGATGGCTACCAGCGGGCGATTGGCGATTGGGAGGCGGATGAGGAAAAATTCCCCGGCGGATTGAAATATCTGGCCGGAAAGATTCGCGAGGCGGGCCTGTGGCCCGGCCTGTGGCTGGCCCCTTTTCTGGTGCAGGAAAAATCGGACCTTTTTCGCCAGCACCCGCACTGGCTGATCCGCGACCGGAATGGCTGCCCAGTTTCGGCTGGCCGCAATTGGGATGACCAGCTCTATGGCCTCGATCCCACGCACCCGCAAGTGCGGGACTGGCTCTGCAGCCTGATCGAAACCGTGACGCGCGACTTTGGCTTTCGCCTGCTCAAGCTGGACTTTCTCTCCAGCGCTGCCCTGCCTGGCCGGTTTTCCGATCCCACGGCAACCAGGGCCGGGGCTTTTCGCCAGGGCCTTTCAATCATCCGCCGGGCAGCGGGTGATGATACTTTCATTATCGCCTGCGGTGCGCCGCTTGCACCATCAGCCGGTCTGGTCGAGGCCATGCGCATCGGCCCGGACGTGAGTACCGGCTGGGAAAACCCGGAGCGAAGCGCACCGGCAGCCGGGAATGCAATCCGAAACAGTATGATCCGCTCCTTTATCTTCCGGGGATTGTGGATCAATGACCCTGATTCTCTGATCATGCGCGTCAATGATCCGCATCTGACTTCTGATGAGGTGCTGTCCTTATGCACTGCCGCTGCTCTGTCAGGCGGGCTGCTGTCACTGGGAGACAGGATGGCTGATATTATCACCGATGAGGGCAGGCGGAATATCCTCTCCCGGCTTATCCCTCCGTACGGACAGGCTGCACTGCCCCGCGATCTCTTCGGACCGCACAGCGGACCGCTGAGACCGCCCCGGCTGCTTGACCTTGCGGTGAAAACCGGCTTCGATTGCTGGCACGTGGTCGGCCTGTTCAACTGGAAAGAAACGGAGGAGACACTGGAGCTTGACCTTGGCCATCTGGGACTGGCAACCGGCCCCGGTCATCTCTACCATGCCTGCGACTTCTGGCAGGAAACCTACCGTGGCCGGTTCGAGCAGGGATTGAGTCTTCCGACCATCCCTCCTCATGGTTGCAGGCTCCTTGGCATCCGAAAGGACCGAAAAACTCCCTTTCTCCTTGCAAGTCATATCCATTTTACTCAAGGGGCCATCGAACTAGCCGGGCTGAGGTATGATCGTACCATGCATGGATTGAGAGCGGATGAAAGGCTCACGGTGCTTCTGAACCCCCTTGCTCATCACCAGAGCGGTATCCTGATCTTCTTCTTTCCCGATGGGTTGGAATCCTATGAAATCATGGCCAGCCCTGCCGGATTTGACGGCAAGTGCACACAAGCAGACAGGCACCTTCTGGCAGTCGAGGTTTCGTTCGACACGGCAGGGGAAAAATCGCAGGTGTGGGTTTTGCAATCAAACCTGCCTCCTTTCTCAACCATCACCATAAGCGTTAGTTTCAGGGCAGGCAGGCGATAA
- a CDS encoding NHL repeat-containing protein: MTREQKQKSNATHHEISHIFFLFILFFHLFLSLPAVQSQDDPNTSAPGQEPAVQTQEDPNALAPNREVELVGRIYGFSRQDAHSGRDIQDTAQAGGTPVFIAQNSKGNLYVTYTGQKQEVQVFDQAGKFLFRFGERGDTEQKFSSYICGLAINSRDEVYVCDVLKRKILVFDAQGKFLFSFSSVQGLAKEDKNQDTTPSHIAIDARDRVYISDTANGHVWVHDARGKYLFPLGGPEQDRFPTAAHIRFDKQGRIYILEGLANRIQVCDPKGNSLFTIGKTGSRAGQFLRISGLAIDSQTRIYVTDIVLSAVQVFDSKGEFLGVIKQIPDREESQKHFHGLAHILIGQKDLIYLIELPFHRLTVIRDKQ; encoded by the coding sequence ATGACCAGAGAACAGAAGCAAAAGAGCAATGCCACACACCATGAAATAAGTCATATCTTCTTCCTTTTTATCCTATTTTTCCACCTGTTCCTCTCATTACCTGCCGTTCAGTCCCAGGATGACCCCAATACTTCAGCTCCCGGCCAGGAACCGGCAGTCCAGACTCAGGAAGACCCGAACGCTCTTGCTCCTAACCGGGAAGTGGAGCTGGTGGGCAGGATCTATGGCTTTTCCCGGCAAGATGCACATTCTGGCAGAGACATTCAGGATACCGCGCAGGCAGGCGGCACTCCGGTCTTCATAGCCCAAAATTCAAAGGGGAACCTGTACGTGACCTACACCGGCCAGAAGCAGGAGGTTCAGGTCTTTGACCAGGCTGGCAAGTTTCTGTTCAGGTTCGGGGAGCGGGGGGATACGGAACAGAAGTTTTCCTCGTATATTTGCGGCCTGGCCATTAACAGCCGGGATGAAGTCTATGTATGTGATGTCTTGAAAAGAAAAATCCTGGTCTTTGATGCTCAGGGCAAATTTCTCTTCTCGTTCTCTTCAGTCCAGGGGCTTGCCAAAGAGGATAAGAACCAGGATACCACCCCTTCGCATATTGCCATTGATGCCAGGGACAGGGTTTACATCAGTGATACGGCCAATGGCCATGTCTGGGTCCACGATGCACGGGGCAAATACCTTTTCCCGCTCGGTGGACCTGAACAGGACCGGTTCCCTACTGCCGCTCATATCCGCTTCGATAAGCAGGGACGCATCTATATCCTCGAAGGACTGGCAAACAGGATTCAGGTCTGTGATCCAAAGGGCAATTCCCTCTTCACCATCGGGAAAACCGGCTCGCGGGCAGGGCAGTTCCTCCGGATTTCCGGGCTGGCCATCGACAGCCAGACCAGAATCTATGTCACCGATATCGTTCTATCAGCAGTTCAGGTATTTGATTCGAAAGGAGAATTCCTGGGGGTAATCAAGCAGATACCTGACAGGGAGGAGAGTCAAAAGCATTTTCATGGCCTGGCTCATATCCTCATCGGTCAAAAGGACCTGATTTATCTTATCGAGCTTCCCTTCCATCGGCTGACGGTCATACGGGATAAGCAATAA
- a CDS encoding NHL repeat-containing protein gives MKKNIEHIGYMITILTTAILSLISLAVFPALDALAQPPPATSADTVAVGRKVRCLGTIYSVDEQGKPNLKDGLPKGIALDEAGKLFAVFLDRTEVQVFNAQGKFLYRFGKKGTGPGAFVLPMSIEVAGNGTVLVLDPELKKVLAFSNKGEFQSEFSFAESKGPHDKEPVRCTKMGLDRRNDVLYLSDSANANIKLFNLKGDFLGLFPLDRAKAVAAPGKTSFDSQGRIYIIDSINGWVQVYSSQKKLLLSFGELGARLGNLARPVAVSVNSQGNIYVLDRLLSVIQIFDPSGRVIDLIKDTDVPDGLNSAEPFDMVMDAQGTIYVSLQGPHCIKVLKDSGERRR, from the coding sequence ATGAAAAAGAACATTGAACACATTGGATATATGATCACTATCCTCACGACCGCTATCCTCAGCCTGATCAGCCTGGCTGTTTTTCCGGCTCTCGATGCTCTGGCTCAACCCCCCCCGGCTACATCCGCTGATACAGTTGCCGTTGGCCGGAAGGTGCGATGTCTTGGCACCATTTACAGTGTCGATGAGCAGGGGAAGCCGAATCTCAAAGATGGTCTTCCAAAGGGAATCGCTCTTGACGAGGCCGGAAAGCTCTTTGCTGTCTTTCTGGACAGGACCGAAGTTCAGGTCTTTAATGCCCAGGGAAAATTCCTCTACCGGTTCGGAAAGAAGGGAACAGGGCCGGGTGCTTTTGTGCTTCCCATGAGTATCGAAGTTGCCGGCAATGGGACGGTTCTGGTATTGGACCCGGAGTTAAAAAAAGTGCTGGCTTTCTCAAACAAGGGAGAGTTTCAATCCGAATTCAGCTTTGCCGAAAGCAAAGGGCCGCATGACAAAGAGCCGGTGCGCTGTACCAAGATGGGCCTGGACCGGCGGAATGATGTGCTCTATCTTTCGGACAGTGCCAATGCCAATATCAAACTCTTTAACCTTAAAGGAGATTTTCTCGGTCTTTTCCCTCTGGACAGGGCAAAAGCGGTAGCTGCCCCTGGCAAAACTTCATTTGATTCACAGGGGCGCATCTATATCATCGATTCCATCAATGGCTGGGTTCAAGTCTACAGCAGCCAGAAAAAATTACTGCTCTCTTTCGGAGAACTGGGAGCCCGGCTGGGCAACCTGGCCAGGCCCGTTGCCGTCTCGGTGAACAGCCAGGGAAATATTTATGTCCTCGACCGGCTGCTTTCAGTTATCCAGATTTTCGACCCCAGTGGCCGGGTTATTGACCTGATTAAAGATACGGATGTTCCCGACGGCCTGAATTCGGCGGAACCGTTCGATATGGTCATGGACGCCCAGGGAACAATTTATGTATCGCTTCAGGGCCCGCACTGCATCAAGGTATTGAAGGATTCAGGAGAAAGACGCAGATGA